One [Clostridium] saccharolyticum WM1 DNA segment encodes these proteins:
- a CDS encoding PcfK-like family protein, which translates to MGVFSEINMEMQSGIDSPFEDEGAFEQTPAFEQVERLPVMPSEQTEEEMKLPAPQAYAPNDMDSAEDDADTSEDGPTDDEDDCGEESEDEMEPDSKTEPDTVTSKAQADAEEQKKRAEHEATEAKRKEEWEAAQAAKKAAEKEQLDHLAAMGDNEIMEASAKRVSSDTEKLTRRNMKECVSEYIQTLCFSDPAFARLTMQPRKTMIHCFYYINRKAMEFLQQEIKDNGIKPEGPNGAYGGDIPDDMCYQWAEEYFRDPAAEEDKEKEEEFVPKPYIGRTITSNTKRKKAAEKKVPEKKPEPEKKKEVPDGQLSLLDLTMPSSKVS; encoded by the coding sequence ATGGGTGTTTTTTCTGAAATAAATATGGAAATGCAAAGTGGCATAGACTCGCCGTTTGAGGACGAAGGTGCTTTTGAGCAGACGCCAGCTTTTGAACAGGTAGAACGTCTGCCGGTCATGCCCTCTGAACAGACGGAAGAAGAGATGAAGTTGCCTGCTCCCCAAGCGTATGCCCCCAATGATATGGATAGCGCAGAAGATGATGCGGATACATCGGAAGATGGTCCCACCGATGATGAAGATGACTGCGGGGAGGAATCGGAGGATGAAATGGAACCGGACAGCAAGACTGAACCGGACACCGTAACATCCAAAGCCCAGGCGGACGCTGAGGAACAAAAAAAGCGTGCCGAGCATGAAGCAACTGAGGCCAAACGCAAAGAGGAATGGGAGGCTGCCCAGGCAGCAAAAAAAGCCGCCGAGAAAGAGCAGTTAGATCATCTGGCAGCTATGGGTGACAACGAAATTATGGAGGCCTCCGCCAAGCGTGTCAGCAGTGATACCGAGAAGCTGACACGGCGCAATATGAAGGAGTGTGTGTCGGAGTACATCCAGACACTTTGTTTCTCCGACCCTGCTTTTGCCCGGTTGACAATGCAGCCCCGTAAGACAATGATTCATTGCTTCTATTACATTAACCGTAAGGCCATGGAATTCCTCCAGCAGGAGATAAAGGACAACGGGATAAAACCAGAGGGGCCCAATGGCGCTTATGGCGGTGACATACCAGATGATATGTGCTACCAGTGGGCGGAAGAATATTTCCGTGACCCGGCTGCCGAAGAGGATAAGGAAAAAGAAGAAGAATTTGTTCCAAAGCCCTATATCGGCAGGACCATCACTTCCAATACGAAAAGAAAAAAGGCTGCAGAAAAGAAAGTGCCGGAGAAAAAGCCGGAGCCAGAGAAAAAGAAAGAGGTTCCTGATGGGCAGTTGTCGTTACTTGATTTAACTATGCCCTCATCGAAGGTCAGCTAA